CCATTACGGaacttcaaacttgaaaacacaaaatttctctGTTCTCTTTGCCGGAAAAAGAGTGTCGTGGACTTCGCTACCAGAAAGTCCGCTCACCGAACgtatatttaaacattaacGTATAGTGATTTCGTGTCTGTTCGAGGAACAATATCACCGCTCGATTCGGTTCGATATCGACGAGCAGTTTCGATTTATTCAGCCACGAATtattcaaattccataattaaaCTAAGAGGATGTGTGCGTAACAAAAGGAGCGTCCTGTAATATAATTGTCGTGATATACATGATGCGAAGTGTGAGTGGAAACAAAATGGTGCAGACGATCAAACTCCATTGGGGAATTGTCACTGTTTATCTCTTTACTATGTTCTCATTCCTCGTAGCAATTATGGAACATCATGGGAAAAAAAGATCGGTCATTAACTGGTTCGAAGTCGTGGTAATTTTGTAAGTTCACAAATCGTTTGGTGTACTTACTTTTAAGTATTATTCGAAATCGTCCGAGTTTCATTTTCGTAAAACAAAAGGTGTGACTCTTGGAAGGGTCGTTCTATTGTATACATAATTAAggtgtacatgtatatatagaAGGATCGGTTAGCGTttacttattaatgttaaacACGGCATGGTGTTTTAGATTTACATGAATACCGAGTAATCGTTCTCACGTATAAATTGAATTTCTAACACCATAGGGTGATTCCTTGTTCAATACCGTCTGTATAACGTCATTGATTACGTGCTTGCCtactattttaaattattctcgCGTCGAAACATCACAGAAACTTTCTTTCAGCGTAGAAGAATGATATTTGTGTAAGTGCGTGTGCGCCTGTGCGTGTTCGTCCCATTATCGTGTATGCTTTAACACGCATATATGTAAgcgaggaaattaggaaacgtATGTGAATTTATAAAGAAACGACACCCGTAATGAGGAAATTATTTAGTTCGTTATTAGTCTTCCTATTCGCATCCCCATCGTACGTGTTTACTATTCTTGGTGTCCTGTGTGATTCATCTTTTTCTATGTTTCTTAGCCATTACTTAGAATCGATCAACGAGCTTTTTCATCGAGTAACGTCAGTACGGGTCGGATTGGATCAATTACAATATATGAGCAATTGCGTAGTCTTCCCGTTCACCGTTATATGTTTTGTTGTGGTGTACAGCTCTGCACGTGAAATTAGTTTGCAATAGTGTTTAAAGAATGTACAGTTGGTTGCAATGTAGGCTTTCTTTTAAATAGGGGTTAGAGGGAGCAACACTCATCTATCTTTAATTTTGGGGGATCAAATATGtaaactgaaaattaaatttccaaatttttgagtttcaaCTTCACAAACTGTTGagatctaaaatttgaaaatttatgaactaaAAGTGGGACCTCTTATGTTTTCTGGGGAAGTCTACCATGCTCGCCAGTGTACTTTAAAGCGCTTCTAAGGATATAGTTGATATGCGTATATCTCGTCAAATGATTATTGAgttgatttgtaaatttcattaatgGTTTGACAAAATAGAGCTCATTGGACAAGGGTTTTGTATTATATGATATTCACGTTAATTGCGCATTCTGATGCTTAGTATCTAAGTATTGATATTCTATGCGCAAATATAACATTGTTTAATATTTCGCTTCTATTTTGCGGCTTGTTGAACCATGACTGTACAAGGAGAGAGTGAAGAACAATCGTGATACAAAACGATCAGGCAGCCCGTTCTCCTTTTGCAGTCAAGTTGAGAGTTCCTGCGGTGTAATTGAACACGCAAGTTGTTATAGGCCCGTTGATGatttctaataaattattaaggaaCTGTAAAATATTAGATAGGAGATTACCAATTGTCATTTGGATATAATCATATCATCGATACCTGTTATTATGGTTTGTCATCAATTATGAttatcattttgaaaattatgaacgGAAATAAATGTACAGATCTATAGTACACACAGTTAGCATTGTTATGATTACTTTCTCGCAATCTGTAGATTTTTTTTGTAACGTGTGTCGATTTTATAACGTCGACAATAATTTAGCTCTCGTGataattggaaaaattaaattaataaacgagTATGATCATATCCTATATTTATATACCTTCCCATTTCCTTTCATTTTCTATTCTATAATAATAGcctctttttttatatttaaataaattttatttagttatttaaaattatttgaaattatattgcTAAGAATATTAAAGTTCTTTgatatatttagttatttatatttgtatttagttatttgattttaaatttaattctaaatttgaatTGCTATGCAGATAATGTAGGAATCTATTGTAACAACGATAGGCAAATTAAATATCTGCTAAAGAAAATTATGAgcattcttttaaaattataaatgtgtaACACATTTTAAAGAACGTAACTGAGCGCGCCAATTTTGCGTGCGTCTTATTGGCTCGCAGGATCGCACGTCATTGGACGCCGCCATAATGCGTGCGCAACGTTAAACGGTTTGGCAGATTCGAATCTGAAGTCGTAGGAGAACCATTGCAAGTGTCGTTTTTTATAACCAGTTAATTTAgtgttaaattgtaataatgtgTGTCTACAAAAGTGTGTCCAATAAAAGTCATCACTTACCTGTACTGTTCTGCCATCCTGCGTCAAAGAAGACATCAATCGGTAAGTCAgtccactatacaatcactccAATTTATGTACCATGCGATGTGTCTATAATAAAACGACAGAATACTCGTTTCAAGATATCTTTTTAATCATTTATCCGTTACAAATGCACCAGAAGAAATAATACATCGTAATACATAGAGCAATCTATCAAGTTGGTCATTGCAATATATCGAATCACGTATTCGAAAATTGATAAATCTCTCTCTGTTTTTTGACACAAAACAGCAGCTACTTTCAATAGAAATACGAATATTACCTGCTAAGCGACTCCTTTCGAGCAAATCACGTAACATCCATAAAATCTGTAAAATCCGCCGCGTTCCGACGAGATCCCTCGTAAAAAACGATTAAACCTTATGGCGCGCGAACGCGTGACTAGTGCGCATGCGCGAGGAACATTTACATTCCGCCATATTGTGCAAGCCTCTTGTTCAATCGTTCCCAAACGCGCGagttttaaaatacaaatttcttaaaCGTTACTCAAATATTGtttttacaatttctcaaaCAATATTCGACGATATAGAAACAAGTATTTTACTAATGATAAGCTTATATCTAAGATAACTTTATgggatttaattttatttaaacaaacgttttattaattatgatacGGAAATGGTAGTTTAATAATACGATTGATACTATTTACAGGATAATGTCCTCGTTACCTACTTaggaaataattcaaatatactattaaattatttaattaaaatatattattttaattattatttcacaaaattaaaaatagattaTTTCACAGGTTGTATcggttttataaaatattttcaaagaacgAAATAAGTAATATTGTACTTTGTATTGTATTGTACTTTCAACATATATATTACAGATTGGATTTTAAATAATAGaagattaaataatataaaatattgcaaaaatggTGATACAATTCAAAAACTtttcttaaacaaaaattaGGATATTTTGATTGAAAATCTGTTATCTTATTATGGTTCTTAAGCGATTGAGATTGAAAtaaggaaaattatttttagaattgtaCCACCAGTCCGAGAACACTTTATTaatgtttcaataaattattaacacgtTTCTCGCCACATCGGTTATCGATGCGATTAAATAATTAGGAAACGTAAAAGTGGGTCATTCAGAGCAAAGAATGACAAAAGAAATATtatcaacgtgttaatatttttaattgaaatgatTGGAAAAAGAGGCTCGTACATAAAAATCATCTCTCACATTCTCACTATTTACCTACGTAACAGATTTATCATTCAATTCTTCTCAACAATGTATAATTCTCTAACAACAAATACTCGTTAGACTATGCACGTTCTCTACAGGCCGTTAGAATCAGACCGAGACCCTGGTGTATAATACTCAGTACAGAAGTACGTATATTCTAAAGTTTGGTCAGAATCCTTACGTTGTACGCGTATTAATTGGTATATTGAGACCCTTTGTACAATCAGTGGAACGATCAACGTTGATAAAGTCTCGTTTCTAGGAAAATGTACAGAGTTTCAGGCAAACAATTCCCAAAATGCTTACTTGAACTTTTTTTGtcctttaaataaattaataataaaagtttgtgGATCCACATTACATCGTCCATCGTGAATATTTTTCATGTATCTACGTTCTAAAAAATGACTACGTAGTAATTTTTGTATATGTACTTTCGTTCATTTTGATACAATGGACAATATAACAtggatattgtatttatttcaaatgcaactttgcatttattttatcgTGTGCAGTTTATTTCGAATTATTTAACTATCGttttagttaaattaaaaattgattataagaatttagttaaataaaaaaattgttgttaatggGAAATTTTTCAAAGTAAAACATTTTGGAAATCATTGTCTGAAAAAGAGGAATAAGATCACAAAGATCTATTTACAGGAAGCGAACACATTgatcgaaatattttataagagGTGCGTTAATTTCCTTTCACGCGTTTCAatgtgttaaataattaatgctTTTGAGCCACAGTATGAGTGCGACAATTGGTTGTAATAAATTGCAAGtatttttggaaaaaaaaattgtgtaatcGAATTGAAGAGGTAGCTATTTTGGGGGAATAAATGTGAATGTTAGCTGCAATATTGATTGTgctattatttatacaattgcatattttttttaatttttgaagcaataaaattaaaaaaaaaaaatagtgaaaataatggaattggggaaactagtaaaattatgtaaatcagTAAAACTAGTGAGATTAGTGAAATGAATGAAATCAGTAAaactagtaaaattagtaaaatgaacaaaattaattaaactagaAAAGCCAATAAAATgaactaaattaataaaattagtgaaactagtaaaattaaataagtcAGTAAAACTAGCAAGATtagtaaaatgaacaaaattaaaaaaaatggaaaagccgttaaaattaattaaattaataaaattagtggaactagtaaaattaaataagtcAATAAAACTAGTAAGATTAgccaaatgaataaaattagtaaaactaGCAAGATtagtaaaatgaataaaattagtaaaactaGCAAGATTAGTTAAATGAATTAAATCAGTAAaactagtaaaattagtaaaatcaacaaaattaataaaactagaaaagccactaaaattaaataagttaataaaattagtgaaactagtaaaattaattaaatcagtaaaaatagtaagattagtcaaatgaataaaattagtaaatctaGCAAGATTagtaaaatgaatgaaattagtaaaattagcaAGATTagtaaaatgaatgaaattagtaaaattagcaAGATTagtaaaatgaatgaaattagtaaaattagcaagattagtaaaatgaaattagtaaaattagcaAGATTAgtaaaatgaattaaattagtaaaactagtaaaattagtaaaatgaataaaattattaaaactagAAAAACCACtgaaattaactaaatttgaaaatctattgAATCTGACAAGGTTaactaaattaataaaactagTGAAATTAGTAACCTTAAGCAATTCAGTAAAACTAGTAAAACTAGAAAAACCTCtgaaattaactaaatttggaaatctgttgaatctaataaaattaactaaatttgcaaatctcttaAATCTAacaaaattaactaaattactaaaactaGTAAATCCAgtaaaattaagtaaataaataaaactagaaAAATTAACTAAATCAGTAAAAATAGTGATATTAACCACATTAGTAAAATGACTAATACTAGTAAAATAAGCTAAATACCCTCAGAAAGGTATCCAAACATAACGCATCGAGTATCAATTACCATTCGCATTTATTTCCCCCAATATTGACGCATCTGTTTAATTTCTACCGTAAACCCGTCATTTCCACGTTGATGTGTTTGTTCTGTTTGTATCTCCTCCCTCAGAATTTTGTTTACATCGAAAAGGAAAAATACGAGAAATTCCGTGACCTGTGAGCTGAAGTGTTAATCATAGCGCATGTCGAGATGCCGCTTCAACCGTGTGCACCCTACACTCGAACATGTTTATTTACACATTCTACACGCACTTGTGTACACGTAAACACACCTGTGCGATCATAATTTAACACTTGAACGTATATCTGAGCCACATGTTTATGTGGACGTTATTATTTGTATCTTCGTACATTCTATGCGAACGgccattttaattaaaagttggCGATATACTCTTTATTTCTCCAATTGGGGTGAAATTAAATTCTGTGATGTATaagtatgcatatgcatatgtaggATACaagtatgcatatgcatatgtaggATACAAgtgcatatgtacacatgtctGATAcaagtgtatatgtatatatgtctgATACAGTcatatatgtgcatatatgtgaCACAAGTACACATGCACAAGTGTCTCATACAAGTATCTATAATGTATGTTCTCTACAAAATCAAGGTATGATTTTCaaagaaatatgaaatgttaAAAGAAACCTCAGACCCAAAATCTGAATCCAGATTCAAGTCTTACTACTTTGGTTgatgaacaaataaatatttcatgaaagaGAAGTTATTTGAATCGAAATCGCCTCAGAAATGTACGAAGAATTTCTCGAATTACTTCACCCGTATAATTCAAACTGACTTAATAACGAAGAGCATAAATCATATCTATtaaacacgttgactgccatggCGGACTCATTGACTCGATGATCGATGGTCCACGGTAGGACCACCCTAACCTATAACAGTCACATTGACATAACCTTGTACCCCATTCAATTTTATCGATCTTCCGTCCAATTGTATGCTCACAAAAGAATACATCCCCCGTGCGCGAAAAATGGgttaagaaattttatatgaatGACTCTCACATTCGCAAAGGAATGAAAAAGAGAGGTTAAAGTTCATGCATAATATTGAATCGTATACACAAGTTATAATGAAGTTATAACGAAACAGGTGATCCACGGTCAGCGTgttcaatatgaaaatttgatatcagTCGGTGATATTCCGTCTTACGataacagagacagatagaagGAAAGCTCTTTAAGCTCCTGAGCTTAGCTTTAATGTAGACAGAATTGTCCTAGCTTATCACTGTTTGGTCATCTGTGGCCACCGCTCAGCACTGGTCGAAAATGTCCTCCCCTCAATTGAATACCACACTCAAAGTTAAATAAACGACTCAAACGTTAATCAAATTCACTGCATCACAGCGAATTTCCGGTACAATTTATCGCCTTTGTTCGGCGCGAGCGATGGTAAGTGGTTCAATCAATTTGGGTATTTTTGCAGCATTTGTGAAATGACTAATAATCTCGTAAACTTCTCGACTGTAATATTCTCGGTTGTGGAATTTCAGTTTGTATAATTAACTAAAATTTGACTAAAGCAAGTTTAAATAGGAAGCAGTGCATTTTTAATCTATTACAATTTTCGAGTAGTTGAATAAttaaggggttgaaaatttttaaatgagtgAAGTTATTTTCTAGTAGTACATTTAATATTCATGTGATTTGTAAAATGCAGGGTGTTTCACGAGTAGTGTAGATGTGTctgaaatgaggggtagctgattctgaacaaaatttccctttgcgaaaatggggtttgaagcttcgtttttgaattattaaggaaaaacacggagcaatcagagcgcgaggattacgcatgcgcagacgcgagagcgacagcttcgagctagcggctgagcgcgtagtacttaccacgcgttgcatttaccacgcactgtatttaccacgcgttctttaccacgtactgcacttaccacgcgttgtatttaccacgtgctgcacttaccacgcgttgcttaccacgtgctgcacctaccaagcgttatatttaccacgcgttgtatttaccacgcattgtatttaccacgcgttctttaccacgcattgtatttaccacgcgttgtatttaccacgcattgaatttaccacacgttgcttaccacgtgctgcacctaccacgcgttgtattgaccacgcattatatttaccacgcgttgtatttaccacgcattgaatttatcacgcgttgcttaccacgtgctgcacctaccatgCATAGTACTTAccacgccttgtatttaccacgcactgtatttaccacgcgttctttaccacgtgctgcacttaccacgcgttgtatttaccacgtgctgcacttaccacgcgttgcttaccacgtgctgcacctaccacgcatagtacttgccacgccttgtatttaccacgccttgtatttaccacgcactgtatttaccacgcgttctttaccacgtactgcacttaccacgcgttgtatttaccacgtgctgcactcaccacgcgttgcttaccacgtgttgcacctaccaagcgttatatttaccacgcgttgtatttaccacgcattgtatttaccacgcgttctttaccacgcattgtatttaccacgcattgaatttaccacacgttgcttactacgtgctgcacctaccacgcgttgcattgaccacgcattatatttaccacgcgttgtatttaccacgcattgaatttatcacgcgttgcttaccacgtgctgcacctaccacgcatagtacttgccacgccttgtatttaccacgcgttacattcaccacgcattgatttcGTTCGCGTTGTactcaccaagcgttgaatatactatacattgCATTTACCAATTATccgctagctcgaagctgtcgctctcgcgtctgcgcatgcgtactcctcgcgctctgatgggtccatgtttttccttaataattcaaaaacgaagctttacacgacatttttgcaaaggggaatcttgttcagaatcagtTACCCCTCATTTCAGGCATGTTATCCTCCCTTTCAGAGATCTACTAGTTGTGAGACCCCCTGTATAAATAACGTGAAACTGTATTAAATGATATAATGTATTAAGTAAagaatgtattaaataaatgacataatttattaagtaaagaacaacaaaattaagtaaataccgtattaaataaataaggaCATATTTGACGTTATTATTTGTCATATAACTGTTTTACCATGGTGTTTCGTAAATAAATTCCCTGCAGCGAAGATGATCAATCAATTATAATCAGTACAGAAGCAAACAGAAAGGAGAATATAAAATGTGGGATGAAATTTGCATTTCTATAGTAAAATTCCCTGAAATCTCCGAAACACtcgttgaatattaaaaatcattcGAGCATGTACCGGAAGCTGCTGTACCGCCATTTGGCAGCGTAATTCCACGATAAATTCGACTGTCGCGATGTTTGCCAACAGTTTTCGTTTAGAAATTGACAGGGGCGACATGCGTTCTGCATATCTAGATTTTCGAATTTGTCTCCACTGTTCTTGAGACTCTGAAACCTTGAACCTTGAGTTGTGGCTCCAACaaactttattatttcataaaatctTCGACGTAAAGTGTGCATTGCGGTGAATAAGAAGCAGTGTTTCAATCCTTCTCTTATGAAAGCATATTCTCGTACGAAAAGTTTTATTTCTCTCACCTTGTTTcgaagttttgcaattttggttAAGGAACTTAACCATTTAATATCTTTCGCAACACAAAGgttatatattatttctgaaattatataAGTAATCTAAGCTTCAGCTTTCTTATCATTTTTAGTGTTCAATGAGGATTTTAAAAtgatttgttattatttaaaatttaagattttttatCATAACTTTTGGAGTTCATTCTTAAATGTTCGATTGCTATTTTTGTTTTGACGAAAattattgattaaaattttaattaaatatgtataaatagtaAATGCAATATTCTGTTCTCATTTTCAGCTTcattgtgtaattttgtttgtttaaattttagtaAATGAAGGGAAGAAAAATCTTGCAacagcaaaattgaaaaaatcgtCGAACTTTCCTTCTGACGAAAATCTGCGCTCCCAAAGAGTTCTCCgataaactataaaattgatgtctactataaaattgataaaacgaCGTTCTTCACCTACGTAAGATTAATCGATCCGATTATACAGTGTTCCTAAAACATCTACAGAGAGCGGAACATTCACGAGCGTGCAGACGCTTTGAGTTTTAACGAGAACAAAGTGCCCTTCCACTTTGCTATAATTACAGTCGACATTGTTAATCTAGTTAAAAATATTCCATAGAAGTTACGAGTGCGCGGAGACTTCTGATAAATTACGATCGCGTTAAAACTTGAAGCGTTCAAATGACCCTCGTCGAAAGTTTCTCGTTGGGTTTTTGAGCTTTAATGACGGATCAATTTAGAAACGTCTCGTTACAAATAATCTGTCGTTGTTCAACAGTCGAAACTTGTTGGCCCTTTTGTTCCTTTgtaatcgtacagtcgcaattatCTCCGCGTTTCTTTCATTGTCTTTTAATTCGTTCTGGAGGCTACTTTCCGGGGAAGTGCGCTTTTGTTACGCGAGCTGTACGAATTTTACGTTGATCTCGTTAGTGCGGAGAGAATTCGATTAATTCGAAGCGGCACGATCTTTTTCTGGGTTCAGTGCGAGGGGAATGGATGGAGCAAAAAACAATTTTaggtttcaatttttgtatGCAAGCTTGGGAATGAAGAGAATTTGAATACGGGTTTGTGGGGTTTGATTTTAGTAGGTGGGGAATTATGTGAGTTGGGAATtaagaaaataggaaattaggaatttgggaaattgagaaattaggaagttgggaaataaGAGACTTGCAagttagaaagttggaaaatagGATCATTAGACAATTAAGAAATTGTGAAATCaggaaataaggaaattaggaagttggacaatgaggaagttgggaaatgaaaaaatagagaaattaggacattgagaaattaggaagttggaaaatatggaagttAGAAATTAGTGAATTGGGAAGTTAGGTAATAGGGAAATTAAGTAGTTGagagattaggaaattatgtagttgggaaattgagaaataaggAAGttggaaaaatgagaaattagaaacttggaaaactAAGAATTGGgttattgggaaattagaaagttagtaaattagtaaattagtaaattagtaaattagtaaattagtaaattagtaaattagtaaattagtaaattagtaaattagtgaattagtgaattagtaaattagtaaattagtaaactagtaaactagtaaactagtaaataagtaaattagtaaattagtaaatgagtaaattagtaaattagtaaattagtaagttagtagattagtaaattaataaactagTAAACTAGTGGAGTAGTAAATTAGTAGCATAGTAAATTAGtagattagtaaattagtaaattagtaaactagTGGAGTAGTAAATTAGTAgattagtaaaatagtagattagtaaattagtagaatagtaaattagtagattagtaaattagtagattagtaaattagtagattagtaaattagtagattagtaaattagtagattagtaaattagtaaattaataaattaataaattagtaaatcagtaaatcagtacattagaaaattagtaaactagtaaactagtaaattagtaaattaggaaatcagtaaatcagtaaattagcaaattaatatattaataaattaggaaagtaagaaattaagaaattgggaagtggggaagttgggaaatgaggaaatttaaaaatgaggaaattgagatatttggaagtagggaaattgagaagttgggaaaataggaaattagatagttgtgaaattgagaaattagtaagttgggaaattgggaaattaggcacttggaaaatttggaaattacgaaattaggaaatcaggaatatgggaaattgagaaattagggaattggaaaattgggaaattaggcacttggaaaatttggaaattaggaaatcaggaatacgagaaattgggtaattgagaaattagggaattggaaaattgggaaattaggcacctggaaaatttggaaattaggaaatgaggaatatgggaaatttagaaatggggaaattaggaatatgggaaatttggatatgggaaaattaggaatatgggaatatagaaaattgggaaattgggaaattgaggaattgggaaattgaggaattgggaaattagttaattgggaaattgagaaattagaaaattagaaaattagctaatgggaatttgggaaattgggaaattaagggacTGTAAGATCcgaaaatcagtaaattgttaaagttcgaaattcagaatttgaaaattccggaAATTAGAAACtaggaaaaatagaaaatccccCAATTGGAAACTATACCCACTAAAAtcagaaacttcaaaattagaACCATACAAATCCACAAAACATGAAAATAGCGAATCCAAAAATATCTCCCCATTTATAACCAGCATTGTTTGCCCCAAACACACCCATCTCCACCATTCATTCAATCGATAAACACCTCCATCGCCATGTATCCTTATACAAAGCGTAAACTCGTAATCACCCAAAGTTTCATCGATACGTTCCAACTAATCGATCCCTCTCGGCACACCGTCTCATCCAATAATTTGCATCTCTCTTTCCACCTTAATCGCCATCCTCACGACTCTTGTCTCCGCTTCCTCTCGCACAGATTAGACCGGTCGAAGTACGCGTGAAGAGGAAACGTAGAgggagaggttaggttaggtaggagAAGATTGGTCGATTTTTGCGGTCGCCATGAAACGTCAGGTCGCTCTAGCTGAAGTGGGATCATTAGTCACCGGATTTCGGCGTTAGACGGTGATGTAGTACGCCCTCGGTTTGCCCCTCGACGTGGTCGGGCTGAAAAAGACGCCCGGCGTCGACGGTGAAAAGGACCAGGAGGCCCAAGAGGGCGGCGGTAATGTGCGTCAGGAAGCATAATATCCTTCGTGCCGTTTGCGACACTTTTCCCTAGCGATGTAGCACAGAGCTATTGTGATCAATACGGCGATGGTGATGCCCATACCGATGCTGATCCACATGATCTCCTCGTTTAT
This genomic window from Megachile rotundata isolate GNS110a chromosome 14, iyMegRotu1, whole genome shotgun sequence contains:
- the LOC143265773 gene encoding uncharacterized protein LOC143265773; translation: MPVGGRVAGKVGIYSSHYNGKGYSGINEEIMWISIGMGITIAVLITIALCYIAREKCRKRHEGYYAS